Below is a window of Lujinxingia vulgaris DNA.
ATGCGTGCGCGGCTCACAAAATTGGAAAAACTCGTGTCGAGCTTGTTGTCGCTCAACGCGAGCTCGGGGTCGGCCTTGGAGCTGCGGGCGGCCTGCCAGGCGCGGTGGCGCTCGGCGTAGCGCTCCGTCAGCTCGATCAACTCCCCGTTGCAGTCGACGATCGGAGCTGGCGGCGCGGGCTGCACCTTCTCAATCCCCTCCCGGGCGCGGCGAGCGGCCCAGCCGAGGCGCGAGGGCGGAAGAGCGTAGGACTGGAAGAATTCATTCTGAGATACAATGCGCATTGCGATACCTCCCCTTCAGGGTAGCGCAACCTCAGCGGCCGACATGACGACCATGTTCGCCGCTGACTGCAGGTTGGGTGTGAAGTGGGGGAGGTTAGCAGAGAGGGGAGAGGTGGAGAAGAGGGTGACGTGTTCGGGGCTCGTAACCGGCTCGCGCCAGAGCCGTAGGGGGAGGTCTTGTGCCTTTTTTGGAGTCCGCGCCACAGCCGTAGGGGGAGGTCTTGTGCCTCCCCCCTTACTCCCTCGCCAGAGCCGTAGGGGGAGATTTTGTGCCTTTTTTGGAGTCCGCGCCACAGCCGTAGGGGGAGGTCTTGTGCCTCCCCCTTACTCCCTCGTCAGAGCCGTAGGGGGAGGTCTTGTGCCTCCCCCTTACTCCCAGGGCTGGGAGGAGACGCTGAACGAATGCTCCAAAACCTCAACAGTACGACGTCCGCATCGTCAGCGCCTCATCCCCCTTCATGATCCGCGCGATCCCATCGATGCGCGTATAGCCGTAATCCTCCGCCGAGACCCCCTTGATGCGCTCGCCATCGGCGCCCTTGATCTCGGTCCAGGTCCAGCCGGCCACCGCCAGATACGTGGAGGTCTCGTCCTCGACCTCCAGCCCGTACTCGCCAAGCGCCTCCCAGATCGCGTCGGGGATCTCGCGCGGCTCAAGCGCCTGGCGGGGCAGCGGCTCGTTGCCGTCCATCTCGTCGGAGCCGTAGTCCACATGCGTCACAATGCCGATAAGCGAGGGTGTGAAGTCAAAATCATCGGGCCAGTTGATGGTGGTGCCGGCGTACACAAAACTCAGCGGCACGCCATGTTTCGCGCCCAGCTCCGCTACAAAAGCCGCGGCCTTTTTGATGGCGTCAGCGCTCTCAAATTCACTGCGCACCGGCCGACCGATGACGATCAGACCCTCGTTTTCCATCTCATTAAGATAACCTGCCATCAGCGACCTCGGCGGTGGCGCGCTCCTCCCGGGAGCGGCGAGTGGTTGGGATGTGGAGGCACGAAGGTAGGCCGGGGAGGGGGGTGGGTGCAACGGGGTCTGAAACCGGGTCGAACCCTGGCGCCGGTGTCCGACCCAGGGACGGACATGCCCCTTGTTTTATGCGCCTGATGTCTGTCCCTGGGTTGGATACGAGCCCGAGATCGAGATCAAGATCAAGCCCGAGATCGAGTACGAGATCGAGTACGAGCACCAGCTACCAGCACGAGTACGAGTACGAGTACGAGCACCAGCTACCAGCACCAGCACCAGCTACCAGCACGAGTACGAGTACGAGCACCAGCTACCAGCACCAGCACCAGCTACCAGCACGAGTACGAGTACCAGCTACCAGCACCAGCACCAGCTACCAGCACGAGTACGAGTACGAGTACGAGTACGAGCACCAGCTACCAGCACCAGCACCAGCTACCAGCACGAGTACGAGTACGAGCACCAGCTACCAGCACCAGCACCAGCTACCAGCACGAGTACGAGTACCAGCTACCAGCACCAGCACCAGCTACCAGCACGAGTACGAGTACGAGTACGAGTACGAGCACCAGCTACCAGCACCAGCACCAGCTACCAGCACGAGTACGAGTACGAGCACCAGCTACCAGCACCAGCCCGAGTTACCCTCGAAGCACGTAAGTCCCCGACCTCCCCGCCGGATCCACACCCTGCGGCAGGCAGACACCGCCCTCCCCCGCTCCACCTTCTCCGCCAGCCCCCACCCCGCGCTCCGACCGCACCGGATGCACCCACCGCGCCCCCTCCCAACCCGACCGCTCCAAACGCCCCAACAACGCCAACCCCAACCTCCCAAAACTCACCCGCGCGTTGATCTCGCTGACCGCCCGCACCACCCGCTCCCCCACGTACCACCCCACATACGCGTCCACCCCCACCGGCCCCACGTACCCCCGCTCGGCTACCGCCCGCGCGGCCTTCCTGGCCCCCTCCCAGAGCAACGCGTCCTCCTCCAAAACATCCACCGCACTCCCAAGCCCAAGCCCCCGAAACGTCCCCGTCGCATCCGCCTCCAGAGCGCACATCCCCACCTCCCGCACCGCCCCCCCGGCCTCGATCTCGAAATGCAACGAGCGCTCCGCCTCAATCTCCACTCTCGGCTCCACCACCACCCCCAACCCCGCGCCAAACACCCGCTGCGCCCACCGCCGCGCGTCGTCCGGAAGCTCCGCGCCGCGCCCCCGAAGCTGCCCCCGACCGCTCACCCCGAAGGGATGTTTGAGCACCCAGCCCGCCTCCAACCCTCGGACCGCCTCCGCCAACTCCGCCTCACTCCCACACACCGCCGAGCCCGCCAGCGCCTCAATCCCCAGCCCGAAGCGCTTATCGTTGACCTCCCGAACCACCCCGATGTCCACCAGGCCCACCTCCAGCCCGGCCCTTTCGGCAAACGCCACCACCTCGCCGGTCCACCCCCACGGCACAAGCCGCCTCCCCGCCTCAAGCCGGGCAACCGCCCCCTCGGCAGGCGGCCAGACCACCACCTCGGCCTCCGGCTCAAGCAACCTCAAAATATGCGACCACCTCGCTGACATCGCCCGCACCGCTTTCGGGATCGGCGCGCCACTGAGCGCGAGCTCAAACTCCAGATTGGTCAGCACATAGCTCATCGTCTTCCTTTTGAGGTGTATCGGCCCGGGCGTTTCGCGGCCGGGATGTAACGATTACGGAACATTTTAACAGGTGTTTTCGTTGGGCCGCTTGATAAAAGCGCCGTTGTAATGAATCTTGTCGGCGGCGTCGCCCCGACGCCTGCCCGAAACCATCTCAACCCACTCGCATCACGGCTGAGTTATGAGCGCCACCGCTGGTCAATACACCGCCAAAGACATCACGATCCTCGAAGGCTTAGAGCCGGTGCGCAAGCGCCCCGGCATGTACATCGGCGGCACCGGCAAGGCCGGGCTCCATCACCTGCTCTGGGAGATCGTCGACAACTCGGTGGACGAAGCCATCAACGGCTACGCCTCCTTTATCGAGGTGACCCTGCACGCCGATGGCGAGTCGATGACGGTCAGCGATAACGGCCGGGGCATTCCCGTCGACATTCACCCCAAAAACGGCCGCAGCGCGCTGGAGATCATTCTCACGACCCTGCACGCCGGGGGTAAATTCGACAACGACAACTACTTCACCTCCGGCGGCCTGCACGGCGTGGGCTCCTCGGTGGTCAACGCGCTGAGCACGAGTCTGGTCGCCCGCATCAAGCGCGACGGCATCCTGCACGAGCAGTCCTTTGCCCGCGGCATCCCGCTTGGCCCCATCGCCGAGATGGGCGACGCGCGCGGCTCCGGCACCGAGATCTTCTTTCGGCCCGACGCCGAGATTTTTGAAGACACCAGCTTCGACGCCACGCTGATCGCCGAATGGCTCGAGATCAAAAGTTATCTCAACCAGGGCCTGCGCATCCTCTTTCGCGACGAGCTCCACGGCAAATTCCACGAGTTCAAGCACGAAGGCGGCATCAAAGATTTTCTGGCGCATATCCAGAAATCCAGCAACCAGCCCCCCATCCATACCGACGTCGTGGTGGTGCGCGAGGCCGATCCGGCTCCCAACGTCGCCCGCGTGGAGATCGCGCTGCAGTGGACCGAAGACACCTCCGAAGACCTGCGCGCCTTTGTCAACGGCATCCCCACCGCCGACGGCGGCACCCACGAGCAGGGCTTTAAAGACGGCGTCGTCAAGGCCATGCGCACCTACTTCGACACCCACGATCTGGCGCCCAAAAGCCTCAACATCGCCTCCGAAGACATCCGCGAGGGGCTCAAAGCCATCATCAGCGTCTTTATGATGGACCCGCAGTTCCAGGGCCAGACCAAGAGCAAGCTCAACAACCCGGACATCCGCAGCATCGTCTCAGGGATTGTGCGCGTGGAGCTGGAGCGTTTCCTCAACGCCAACTCCAACACCGGCAACGCCATCGCCCAGCGCATCATCCAGGCCGCCCGCGCCCGCCAGGCCAGCCGCTCGGCCGCCAAGCAGGTCAAGCGCAAGCGCGCCGTGAGCCACCGCCTCAACCTCCCCGGCAAGCTGGCCGACTGCTCCTCGACCGACCCCGAGGAGTGCGAACTCTTCATCGTCGAGGGGAACTCCGCCGGTGGTAACGCCAAACAGGGCCGCGATCGCCGCACCCAGGCCATCCTCCCGCTGCGCGGAAAAGTCCTCAACGCCGAGCAGGCCACCCTCTCCAAAGTCTCCAGCAACAAGGAGCTGCGCGACGTGGCCGACGCTTTAGGCTGCGGCCTGGGCGACACCTTCGACGCCTCCAAGCTGCGCTACCATAAGATCATCCTGCTTATGGACGCCGACAGCGACGGCCTGCACATCTCCACCCTGCTCCTGACCTTCTTCTACCGCTACATGCCGCGGCTCATCGACGAGGGTTACCTCTACATCGCCCAGCCCCCCCTCTACCGCATTGACTGGGGCAACGAGACCTTCTGGGTCCTCGATGAGGCCGAGCGCGAGCGCACCCTCAAAAAGCTCGAGCGCCGCAAGAAGACCAAGAAGATCAACCTGCAGCGCTTTAAGGGTCTTGGCGAGATGATGGCCGACACCCTCAAATCCACCACCCTCGATCCGGAACAACGCCGCCTGCTCAAAGTCGTGGTGCGCGACGAGCACCGCGAAGACACCAATCAGGTCATCGGCGAGTTGATGGGGAAGGATGCGTCGTTGCGTTTTGATTTCATTATGGAGAACGCCCGCTACGTCGATGAGCTCGACGTCTGATCGCCCCACCCTTTTCTCGGATCCGCCGCCCCGGAGCGCTCCATGGCCGAACCCTTTGTCTTTCATTTTCAGCGCGGCCCGGCTGGCGAGCCCGAGGTCATGTACATGGTCGACCTGGACTGCGCCTGCCAGCTCTGCGGGCATGTGCAGTACCAGCGCTTCTACCACAGCACCGCCTTCCACACGCTGAGCCTCGACCTTCTCGACGAGCTCGCGGAGCGCGCCTACCTCAAGGCCGGCTACGAGTGTGAGAACTGCGGCACCGAGGTCGGCCCCGACGCCACACGCCGCGCCGCGCTGACCTACGGTTTTGCCGACGACGCCGGCGTGATCCGCGTCTTTGTCGACCGCCTCGAAGAGACGCTGCGCTACGACCTGCAGCCCCGCCGCCGCCTCGACCCCCAGGCCATGCCCACCTGGCACCCCGACGCCGAGAGCGCGCTGGTCTACGACGAGCTCGACGAAGACGAGCTCGAAGAGGTCTTCGGCCGCCCCTTCAACATCAAATGGGCCTGGATCGACCTTCTCGAAGACTGGGTCGAAGACCCCGAAGGCGGCGCCTACTCTCGCCTTGCCCCCGGGCTCTGGGCCGTGGTGGAGCGCGACGAAGAGAGCGCCGACCAACTCGCCGACGAGGTCGACGAAGACGAGTTCTTCGACGCGCTCGACTCCGGCGATCTGGCCGTGATCCCCCTGCACGACAGCCTGCCGGTGGCGCTGGCCACCCACGATCATCCCGAGCGCATCTTCGGGCGCCTGCACACCTGGCTGCCCTCCTCGCTGAGCACCGCCTTCAAAAAAGAAGAGGTCTGGGCCGACGCCTACGTCTCGCGCCAGGCGGCCATCGAGACGATGGAGCGCACCCTCACAACGGCGCGCCTGACCTACACCCTGCACCAGACCGAGGCCGACGTCTTCTTCTCCGAGATCACCACGCCCACCGGCGCGGTCTACGGCCGCGGGGTGGCCATCTCGGCGGTGCTTCGCCGCGCGGTGCACACCGGCCTGACCCCCGGTGAGGCCGCGCGCCTGACCGCCGAAGAGATCGTGGGCATCCTCCTGCAGCTCTGGTAACACTCCAATCTCCCAACGTTTATGCGCATTTACACCACACAGCGCCCCCTGGGCGAGGTCCCGGTCGGGGCCCTGGTGATGCTGCCCCTCTTTGCGATGCCGCTGGGTGCCTGGGCGGTGCGCACCGGCGTGTGGGAGTTCTCCACCTGCGGCATGAAACGCCTCTTCGAGATGCCCTGCCTCACCTGCGGCGCCACCCGCGCCACGCTGGCGCTGACCCGCGGCGACATCTTCGCGGCCATCGCCTTTCAGCCCCTGATCATCGCCCTCTACGCGCTGATCGCCATCTGGGGCGTGCTCAGCCTCTTTACCTACCTGCGCCAGCGCCGCCTCGTCTTGAGCTTAAGCCACCGCGAAGACCTGGCCTTCAAAGCCCTGCTCGTGCTGCTGCCGGCGGCCAACTGGTTCTACCTCTACAAAGCCGGCATCTGAGCTCGCCACGCCCCCCGGCCTCGGCTCAGCTCGATCCTTGTATGTGTTTGAGAAGATAGCTACTATTCGCCGCGAATGGTCCTGTCGCCGGACCTTCCTTTGTCGGCGACATTCCCCACGCGGCGGCGTCTCCCTGACGCGCTCATCGCAACTCCGCGACCCCTCCCCCTCCTTTAAGGCCAACCCCGGCCTGCACCGCGATTCGGTCTCCGAAGTCTGAGAGGAACCTATGTTCAACCCGCTTCTGCCCTCCACCCCGAGCGCCGGTCGGCTCTCCTCGCTCTTGCTGCCCCTCGCCATGATGCTGCTCGTCGGCGCGGTTGGCTGCGGCGACGATGATGGCGACGACGGCAACCTCTCCGGGCTCGATGCGCCTTCGATCCTCGTCTCTCCGTCGAGCTTCAACTTCCCCGACACCCCCATCGGGGAGCGCGAGACCACCACGCTGATCATCAGCAACACCGGCGGCTCGGTGCTCAACATCACCGAGATGGAGCTCATCGACGAGAGCCCCACCCCACAGTTTCGCCGCGGTCAGGGCTTCTTGAGCACCCTGCAGATCCCCGAGGGCGAGTCGCACGAGTTCAGCGTGAGCTACATCCCGCTCACCCCCGACCCGGCCCGCGCCGAAGTTCGCATGCGCACCAACGATCCGAACAACGCCGAGGTCATCGTCGAGCTCAACACCCCGCAGCTCGGCCCGCAGATCTTCGCCAACCAGATTGTGCGCTTTAACCGCGTGCCCGCCGGCGAAGAAGCCTGGACGCTGAACACCGTCCAGAACATCGGCACCACCCCGCTGAACATCAGCCAGATCCTGATCAGTCAGAACACCGACTTTGACATGTCCTTCCCCGCC
It encodes the following:
- a CDS encoding DNA gyrase/topoisomerase IV subunit B; translated protein: MSATAGQYTAKDITILEGLEPVRKRPGMYIGGTGKAGLHHLLWEIVDNSVDEAINGYASFIEVTLHADGESMTVSDNGRGIPVDIHPKNGRSALEIILTTLHAGGKFDNDNYFTSGGLHGVGSSVVNALSTSLVARIKRDGILHEQSFARGIPLGPIAEMGDARGSGTEIFFRPDAEIFEDTSFDATLIAEWLEIKSYLNQGLRILFRDELHGKFHEFKHEGGIKDFLAHIQKSSNQPPIHTDVVVVREADPAPNVARVEIALQWTEDTSEDLRAFVNGIPTADGGTHEQGFKDGVVKAMRTYFDTHDLAPKSLNIASEDIREGLKAIISVFMMDPQFQGQTKSKLNNPDIRSIVSGIVRVELERFLNANSNTGNAIAQRIIQAARARQASRSAAKQVKRKRAVSHRLNLPGKLADCSSTDPEECELFIVEGNSAGGNAKQGRDRRTQAILPLRGKVLNAEQATLSKVSSNKELRDVADALGCGLGDTFDASKLRYHKIILLMDADSDGLHISTLLLTFFYRYMPRLIDEGYLYIAQPPLYRIDWGNETFWVLDEAERERTLKKLERRKKTKKINLQRFKGLGEMMADTLKSTTLDPEQRRLLKVVVRDEHREDTNQVIGELMGKDASLRFDFIMENARYVDELDV
- a CDS encoding DUF2752 domain-containing protein — its product is MRIYTTQRPLGEVPVGALVMLPLFAMPLGAWAVRTGVWEFSTCGMKRLFEMPCLTCGATRATLALTRGDIFAAIAFQPLIIALYALIAIWGVLSLFTYLRQRRLVLSLSHREDLAFKALLVLLPAANWFYLYKAGI